The Aspergillus oryzae RIB40 DNA, chromosome 5 genome segment CATTGTACTTTTGGTAGTATGTATAACTTAATGTAATTCTAAGATCTACTCATTAATTGAGAAGTTTATTTTAAAAagcttgttttcttttactccATAAATGATAAGGTAAATATGTAATTTTCGGCTATTCCATACAAATTCCAGGGCACATAAGCagtaaatatattaaaaatacAGTGGGGGATGTCGGTAGCTTACAAAATTTACGCGGGCTACTAGAGTCAGATAGGAACAAAGCAGCACCTGCGGAGTTGATCGGTGGTAAGCTTTGTGGCTAACGATGGTGTAAATTTTGATGTTCCCACATCTCCGATTTGTTGTCAGCCCCCCTTCTTGCTCGTGTGATATATAGCTAATCATGGGAATGTCCATTGTTGGTAACCGCTCACCCGTCTTCACCATTCTCCAATGCCATGGCGAGGAttgttgaagctggaagcGGCCCCGCGGACATTAATGACGAATCTCTCTCGCCTCGAGATGCTACAGATGAAGAGATTGAGTCTCTGAGGCATGTCGTTGACAAACTACCCAGAAAAGTCTGGGTCTCCTTGATCGTAAGTGGAGCAGAGCGCTTCACATACTACACAATCACAACTCCGTGGCGTAAGTGTACGACGATCTGTCAGGGGCATGACATGATAGACTGCTAAGACACAATGGTAGAGAACTACATACAGAATGCTCCGGGTGATGGTGCCGTGCCAGGTTCTCTTGGGCTTGGGCAGTCTCGGGCgaccatgatcttcaatgcCTTCTACTTATTCTATTATTTGGTGCCTATCCCCGTCGCCCTTGTATCGGACGCATGGCTAGGGCGATACGCGGTTCTCTGTATCAGCCTGAGGTGCGTGTTGCCATGTCACGGCACCTGTAAGTGGCCAATTTACTCACACAATATAGCTTGTATTTCTGTGGCACGCTCGTACAGTTTATAACGTCTCTACCTTCACTTTTCCACTATGAATCAGGCCTAGCAGGCCTTGTCCTCTCTATGATACTAATAGGTATCGGTGTTGGAGGAACGAAAGCAGCAATCACGCCCTTCATCGGTAGCCTTACCCTGTCAAGCACCCTAGCTTTGAATCAATCTAATAATGGCATTAGGAGATCAATACCCGGTCAAGCCTGCACAAGTGAAGACCCTAGCGACCGGAGAACGCGTGATCATAGATCGAACCTTGACGTTACAATATGTGTACAACGTCTACTACTGGTCAGCACCTCCCAGATCCAATGGGTATCACAGACTCACCCACAATAGGATCACCAATATCGCCGCACTTTCCATCCTGGCATCGACGTATCTCGAAAAGGAACGTGGCTTCTGGGCGGCCAATGTCCTTGCATTGTGCTCATCCTGGATCGGGGTTGCCTTGCTTGCTATATTTGGCAAGGAACTCGGTGAGTCCCCTCCGCATACCAGCATGAGGATGTGGCTGATTAGTTGTAGAACGGTATCCAGCTCAAGGCGGTGTTTTGTTAAAAGCTGGAAAGGTTCTGGCCTATGCTATCCACGATAAGTTCAAGATCGACGCCGCACGACCACGCTACCAATTAGAAAAGCACAATCGGGCAGTCCCATGGACGGATCGTTTCGTCACCGAGATTAAAAGTGGCCTTCGTGCATGTCAAGTTATGTGGGGCTTTTCCCCCTGGAATTCTCCCTTTGGGCATATGGGACACGGGGGCTTACTGACTGTGTGATGGATAGGGCCTGGTTCGTGTTATTCCATCTGGGCATCAATCAGATGACCAACAACCTCGTTTCGCAAGCAGGCGAAATGCAACTCGACAGCTTTCCCAATGACGGGATTCAGGTTCTAAACCCAATCGCCTGCGTTTTACTCGGTCCAGTCATCCAGAAAATACTCTACCCAACCCTTACGAGATACCAGATCCCCTTTGGTCCCCTCATGCGCATGACCATGGCCTTCTTTACAATGGCAGCGACGTTCGCCTACGCTGCTGGAGTGCAGAAGATGATCTACAATTCTGGTCCCTGCTACGAGGCTCCATTGGTTTGTCCGGCGGCGCAAAGAGTCGGACAGCCCGCCTTGCCCAATAGAATCAAGGTCTGGGTGCAGACGCCTATATATGTGATCTTAGCCGTGTCTGAAATATTCGGCTTCGTCACTCTCAGTGAGTATAGCTACAGTAAGGCACCCAAGGATATGCGCACTGTAGTCCAGTCAATGAGGCAGCTGAGTGCTGGCATTGGAAGCGCTATCGGTATAGCTCTCGGTCCGGTTTCTCGTGATCCAAAGGTATTGTGGATGGACGTCGGACTGGCAGTAAGTTTGGCGCTTTCGGGGGTATTGTTTTGGGCGGTTATGGGTCACCTTGAAAAGGATAAGGAAGATTTGGACACGATGTATCTGAGCGAGGACCAGGATAGGGCGGCACACACTGGGGTTGAGGCCGGTTCAGGAAGTAAAAACTGACCAACACCCGTCGATGCATCGCGAGACTTGAACCGGACATTCGTTCACAGTCGAAGAAGGAGCCATATGGACAAGGTTTCCCAAGATTTCAAATGTCTTTGGGTTCCACTCTATTGCTTTGCAAAATATGAGAAGCTTTTCTTAGCAAGGAGGATCTAAGCCATAATAATTGTACATGTACCATGCTTATAGTAAGTATTGAAGTAGACAAGTCGGTCGAACGTATCATGAACCCAAATCCTCGACTGAGATATGACCATTTCCAGTAAGCTATTTGGAATGCGAGCAAAATTCGCATCACGGTCGTATGGCTTTACCCGTCACAGGTTTATCGTTCCCCAGGATGGATAGCCTTAGGGACATAGGGCTCTTCAAGGTACTGGATCTCTTCGGGAGTCAGCTTGACCTGGACACTCGCAACAGCCTCATCAATGCGATCCTTAGTGTTCAGCCCGACAATAGGGTACTCGCTAGGGTGACTCAGTGACCATGCGATTGCAACTTGTGCCATGCTGATTCCCTTCTTGCCAGCCAATTCTTCCACGCGGTCAATAATAGCTTTGTCGGACGCGGACTCGCGGGCACGAACGAGAATACTTATCCCAGCATCCGTGTTTTCACGCAAGGTAGAgcgagaagcccaaggccTGGCGAGGGCTCCACGTGCGACAGGAGACCACGGGATAAGAGATACGCCGCTGTCAAGGCAGTAAGGGATCATTTCACGTTCCTCTTCACGGGCAATGAGATTGTGGTAGTTCTGCATGGAGATAAACTTGTGCCAGCCATTGCGAATG includes the following:
- a CDS encoding uncharacterized protein (H+/oligopeptide symporter); the protein is MARIVEAGSGPADINDESLSPRDATDEEIESLRHVVDKLPRKVWVSLIVSGAERFTYYTITTPWQNYIQNAPGDGAVPGSLGLGQSRATMIFNAFYLFYYLVPIPVALVSDAWLGRYAVLCISLSLYFCGTLVQFITSLPSLFHYESGLAGLVLSMILIGIGVGGTKAAITPFIGDQYPVKPAQVKTLATGERVIIDRTLTLQYVYNVYYWITNIAALSILASTYLEKERGFWAANVLALCSSWIGVALLAIFGKELERYPAQGGVLLKAGKVLAYAIHDKFKIDAARPRYQLEKHNRAVPWTDRFVTEIKSGLRACQVMAWFVLFHLGINQMTNNLVSQAGEMQLDSFPNDGIQVLNPIACVLLGPVIQKILYPTLTRYQIPFGPLMRMTMAFFTMAATFAYAAGVQKMIYNSGPCYEAPLVCPAAQRVGQPALPNRIKVWVQTPIYVILAVSEIFGFVTLSEYSYSKAPKDMRTVVQSMRQLSAGIGSAIGIALGPVSRDPKVLWMDVGLAVSLALSGVLFWAVMGHLEKDKEDLDTMYLSEDQDRAAHTGVEAGSGSKN